CACGGCGGATATCGAATGGGCGCAGGCGTCGGGCAATTACGTCAACCTGCGCGTGCGCGGTCGCGACTACCCGCTGCGTTCCACGCTGGCGGCCCTGGAGGCGAAGCTGGATCCGACTGTGTTCATACGCGTGCACCGCAGTTACGTCGTGCAACTGCGGCAGGTGACCTCGATCGAGCCGCTGGAGGCCGGTGAGGCCCGGTTGCACATGGCCGACGGCACCGTGCTGCCGTGCAGCCGTCGTTACCGGGAAGGTGTGCGGGCCGCCGCCGGCGGCACCGAACCGCTGGCGGCGCGGGCTGCATCGCAAGGCTAGGCCACTCCGGCGATTCCCGCTACAATGCCCGACCGCAGCATCAGCGCCTGTAGCTCAGCCGGATAGAGTAGTGGCTTCCGAAGCCATTGGTCGGGGGTTCGAATCCCTCCAGGCGCACCATCTTCCCTCAGAACGGCGGCAAGCTTCCCGCTGATTTCTCGTGTTCCTTCAGCAGCGGAAGCTGCGCGCGCGCATAGTCGCGGATCTCCACGTCATCGCCCTTTTCGGCTTCCAGTTGGTAAAGCCCGGTGGTCTGTTTGTGGTCGCGCACCACCGCATCCGAGTACGCACGGTCGAACGCGGCGCCGTCCAGCGCCTTGATCCGGTCGATCTCCTGCTGCTGCGCCGGTTCCGGGGCGATGGCGATCTGCACGCCCTTGCTCCCGGCAAGCCTGGCCAGCGCGTCGTTGGCCTGGGTGTGGTCGGCGACCATGCTCGCCGCATAGGTTTTCACGTCCTTGGACGATGCCTGCTCCGCCGCGAGCTTGCCGAGCGCGATCTGCGTCAGGCTGGCGCTGCTGGCGCGTCGCACGAAATCGGTGTCCGCAGTCGTGGTCTTGACCGCCTGTGCCGCCGCCGTGCCCGCAAGGACCAGCGACAGCAGTGCCGTAAGGATTCGGGTCATGAGCGGGTTGCCTCTGAGGGAAAGACGGATGCTTTTGTCGACGAGACAAAGAACGACGCCCCGGTTTGGGGCCGGGGCGTCGTTCCTCTTACCTGGATATGTCGCGGCTTATATGCGCGGCCCGCGACGCAGGCCGCCGAACAGCAGCGACAGGATGAACAGGATCAGGAAAACCACGAACAGGATCTTCGCGATGCTTGCAGCGCCCGCGGCGATACCGGTGAAACCGAAGATCGCGGCGATGATCGCGACGACGAAGAAGATGACGGCCCAATGCAGCATGATGATTCTCCGGGGTGCGGGTTTCTATAAGGCGCCCCGCCGGGCGTCCATCGCCGCGTCGAGTCGGGTTGTATTCGACCACCGCGTTCCTGAAACCGATGTCTTCGACAGGTGAGTCGACGGCTCACCGCGTCTATGCATGGCGTACACGCAAAAAAAGAGAGCCGCTTGCGCGGCTCTCTTTTTTTGACGGGTGTAGGGAGGGGAAGAATTACTTCTTCTTGACCTCGAACGCCTCGTTGCCCACGGCCTGACCGTTGAGCGAGATGGTGACCTTGTACTTGCCTTCCGGCCACTCGTTCGGATTCTGGATCTTGAACGTGGTGACGGCCGGACCATCGGTGCTGATCGACTGGCTGATGTCGCTCACGGTGGTGGCGGTCTCGCCGTCCTGGAAGGTCCACTTGGCGTTCAGCGTGGCGCCGGCGGTGGTGCCTTCGGTGGCAACCGAGGCGTAGATCGTCTTGTCGTTCGGCGCGAAGGCCGTCTTCGCCTTGGCGACCTTCTTGTCGGCGCCGACGGCGCTACCCAGGGTGACCGTGCCGACCTTCAGCGATTCGCTGGCGGCGACGGGAGCGGCCGGGGTGGCGGCCGGCTGGGCGGCGGGTGCGGCGGCCGGAGCGGCAGCGGCGGTGCCCGAGGCGGCCGGAGCCGTTGCCGGCGCGGTGGCGGCCGGGGCCGGGGCGGTGGCTGCAGCGGCAGGTGCGTTCTGCTGGTCTTCCTTCTTGCCGCAGGCGGTGAGGATCAGCAGGCCGGCAACGGTAGCCGTGCAGAGGGCGGACGAACGGAAGGAAAGCTTCATGTATGGATTCCGAGAATGACGAGTCAGGTTCGAACGGAGGCGGCGTCGGGGCCGATCCCCATGGCCGCCGCAGAGTACAGGCTACACAACTAAAGGCAAGACCAATGAAGAATGCATGAATGCTGCATTCATTATTGTCGCGCGCCGCGCGGATTGCCGGGCACGGCGTTTCGATCGGTGCTGCGGAAGGGGTTGATGTCCAGGCCGCCGCGGCGGGTGTATCGCGCGTACACGGACAAGGCTTCCGGGGCGCAACGCGCCGTCATGTCCATGAAGATGCGCTCGACGCATTGCTCGTGGAATTCCGTGTGATTGCGGAACGACACGAGGTAGCGCAGCAGGCCGGCCTGGTCGATGCGAGGGCCGCGGTAGGCGATCTGCACGCTGCCCCAGTCCGGCTGGCCCGTGACCGGGCAATTGGAACGCAGCAGGTGGGAGACGAGCACGTCGTCCACGGTGCCCTCGCCGGTGGTGGCGAGGAAATCCGCACGCGGCGGCCCATAGCAGTCGATGGCGATGTCCAGGCTATCCAGCAGGGTGCCTTCCGGCTCGGCCAGCGCGGTGCCGTCCAGGTCGCCGGGCGCGCGCAGGATCACGTCGGCCATGCCACCGGACGCCGCCGACAGGTCGCGCTGCAGGATGGCCTGTACGGCGTCTGCGTCAGCCAGGCGTTCTTGGGCGAAGCTGTTGAGGTACAGCTTGAACGACTTGGACTCGACGATGTGGGGCGTGCTTGCCGGGAAGCGGAATTCCGCGATGGCCACGACCGGCTTGCCCCGCGTATCCAGCCAGGACAGCTCGTAGCCGTTCCATACATCCACTCCGTGGAAGGGCAACGCGCCAGCGGCGATGCCGATCTCGTCGCGCTTGCCCTGGCGGGGAATGGGAAAGAGCAGGCCCGCGTCGTAGCGGTCTGCGTACACGGTGGACTTGCCCAGGGGCGAGTGTTCGGGGGACGACATGGCGACCACGGCAGGAAACAGGTCGCCATTATAAAGGACAGCCGCCCCCGGCCCGTGCCGGCCCGCGGCGCGGCTGTCCCGCCATTCAGGCGTTGACGAAGGCCATCATGCTGGTCTGGTAGCGGTCGCCCACCGCTGCGTCGGCCGGGAATACCGCATCGATCTCGGCCACCTCGTCCGCAGACAGGACCACCGCGTCGGCGGCGGCGTTTTCCTCGAGGTACTTCACACGCTTGGTGCCGGGGATCGGCACGATGTCCTCGCCCTTGGCCAGCACCCACGCCAGGGCCAGCTGACCGGGCGTGCAGCCCTTGTCGGCGGCGAAACGGCGCACCTTCTCGACGATGGCGAGGTTCTTGTCGAAGTTCTCGCCCATGAACCGCGGACTCTGGCGCCGGTAGTCGTCCTGGGCGAAGTCGTCGGGGCGGGTAATCACTCCGGTGAGGAAGCCCCGGCCCAGCGGGCTGTAGGCGACCAGTGCGATGCCGTGCTCACGGCAGGCGGCCAGGGTGCCGGTGGTTTCCGGGTCACGCGTCCACAGCGAGTATTCGCTCTGCAACGCGGCGATCGAGTGCACGGCGGCGGCCTTGCGGATCGACTCGGCCGAGGCCTCCGACAGGCCCAGGTAACGCACCTTGCCTTCCTC
This DNA window, taken from Luteibacter sp. 9135, encodes the following:
- a CDS encoding DUF4142 domain-containing protein, whose product is MTRILTALLSLVLAGTAAAQAVKTTTADTDFVRRASSASLTQIALGKLAAEQASSKDVKTYAASMVADHTQANDALARLAGSKGVQIAIAPEPAQQQEIDRIKALDGAAFDRAYSDAVVRDHKQTTGLYQLEAEKGDDVEIRDYARAQLPLLKEHEKSAGSLPPF
- a CDS encoding DUF1328 domain-containing protein produces the protein MLHWAVIFFVVAIIAAIFGFTGIAAGAASIAKILFVVFLILFILSLLFGGLRRGPRI
- the queF gene encoding NADPH-dependent 7-cyano-7-deazaguanine reductase QueF (Catalyzes the NADPH-dependent reduction of 7-cyano-7-deazaguanine (preQ0) to 7-aminomethyl-7-deazaguanine (preQ1) in queuosine biosynthesis), whose product is MSSPEHSPLGKSTVYADRYDAGLLFPIPRQGKRDEIGIAAGALPFHGVDVWNGYELSWLDTRGKPVVAIAEFRFPASTPHIVESKSFKLYLNSFAQERLADADAVQAILQRDLSAASGGMADVILRAPGDLDGTALAEPEGTLLDSLDIAIDCYGPPRADFLATTGEGTVDDVLVSHLLRSNCPVTGQPDWGSVQIAYRGPRIDQAGLLRYLVSFRNHTEFHEQCVERIFMDMTARCAPEALSVYARYTRRGGLDINPFRSTDRNAVPGNPRGARQ
- a CDS encoding aldo/keto reductase, which translates into the protein MKTRKLGKHGPDVSAQGLGCMGMSEFYGQGDEKESVATLERALDLGITFWDTSDAYGPHTNEELIGRVLTGRRDAVFLATKFGIVRDPNDPAKRGISGRPEYVRESVEGSLRRLNTDHIDLYYQHRVDTSVPIEETVGAMARLVEEGKVRYLGLSEASAESIRKAAAVHSIAALQSEYSLWTRDPETTGTLAACREHGIALVAYSPLGRGFLTGVITRPDDFAQDDYRRQSPRFMGENFDKNLAIVEKVRRFAADKGCTPGQLALAWVLAKGEDIVPIPGTKRVKYLEENAAADAVVLSADEVAEIDAVFPADAAVGDRYQTSMMAFVNA